In Brevundimonas subvibrioides, a genomic segment contains:
- a CDS encoding chorismate mutase, whose protein sequence is MHKPTVVAVDPRVDPGECISMVEVRQGVDALDRALVALLAERQRYMDAAARIKPNRDAVHDDARIEDVVSKVLAAAEAHHLSRDIAEPVWRLLIDRCIAHEFSAYDRTRN, encoded by the coding sequence ATGCACAAGCCGACTGTAGTTGCGGTCGATCCCCGAGTGGATCCAGGCGAATGCATCTCGATGGTCGAGGTCCGCCAGGGCGTCGATGCCCTCGACCGTGCCCTCGTCGCCCTGCTGGCCGAACGTCAGCGCTATATGGACGCCGCCGCCCGCATCAAGCCCAACCGCGACGCCGTCCACGACGACGCCCGGATCGAGGACGTCGTGTCAAAGGTGCTGGCCGCCGCCGAGGCCCACCATCTGTCGCGCGACATCGCCGAGCCCGTCTGGCGCCTGCTGATCGACCGCTGCATCGCCCACGAGTTCAGCGCCTACGACCGGACACGGAACTGA